The following proteins are encoded in a genomic region of Pungitius pungitius chromosome 17, fPunPun2.1, whole genome shotgun sequence:
- the susd5 gene encoding sushi domain-containing protein 5 → MLGCFKSTVLLFGCLAYLVGTSVVNADGRVFVLDLRNSSGLHGFRAAEGACASRQARLASAQELHHAVVECFFSPCTRGWLYGGTVGTTVCDVVGSARKAVDVRTENATEDAAHLDAFCIKDKGVPCGDPPSFPNVHLQGHSGYEMGDELMYTCVPGHAMPSGHSAFSLLCDSCGEWYGLVEICVKDETESPVDYEEKYSYGEAERHNEKPEEAHGQVFKEVHRAGYQEQEESLEQQETSFSVEKKHQDHHGERGVGGVGRDVIGRPLEGAVEEAEEEYRAVEDFAGHPRGQQETREVVETSVATEAPVSSLSQKHLFWFLPEAFQEEGHPVSGNPVTETTQRAPGAQSEESKESDSRETRHHQRPADDDHDDDRGGRDDPDTDDRDDHDDRDREEPDGHDDSRQDDVDDHDSRRRKDDERAEHQIPAQHDDLDTRDSHEGHSDRDDHDDHADHYDMGEHEGGRDRVRSHEYADTYDEHDSYEERDNITRGGEDREHPDGSEEHPEPDAREEHYDPGEDHHDRDTDHDDHEHDDHDSYDDHDSHEEDDDSRQRVVSSMAADGHQNGTLKRAKGEDDTWLDGHPVVPGGKEMGDSTTERLRPDDSERGTIVRATDKPNEVEIRGPGHYTSPPQVAESPTMMTASNRGGAEEAWDGFTIDAAPSQAWDSPSSSDSLDYDSQQAAPTHFWQGDLTERPFLARGPVPPMRDGVVTEEDRVHNLPGEVGERGEVEGEVGEATCTGDDCPPHPPSSSSRGPTVAAIIVALCAVAVAVAVGVWCYRRQQQKSSMYEMNGKGQSQDRQGQHIEMQQKV, encoded by the exons ATGCTGGGTTGTTTTAAGAGCACAGTTTTGCTCTTTGGATGCTTGGCTTATCTTGTTGGGACTTCTGTTGTAAACGCAGACG gTCGCGTGTTCGTGCTGGACCTGAGGAACTCCTCCGGCCTGCATGGTTTCAGAGCTGCCGAGGGGGCCTGTGCCTCTCGACAAGCCCGCTTGGCATCGGCTCAGGAGCTCCATCACGCAGTGGTGGAGTGCTTCTTCTCCCCGTGCACCCGCGGGTGGCTCTATGGGGGCACAGTGGG GACCACGGTGTGTGATGTTGTGGGCAGCGCACGGAAAGCAGTGGATGTGAGAACAGAAAACGCCACAGAAGACGCTGCACACCTGGACGCCTTCTGTATCAAAGACAAAG GTGTGCCGTGCGGTGACCCTCCGTCCTTCCCTAACGTCCATCTACAGGGGCACAGCGGGTATGAGATGGGAGACGAGCTGATGTACACCTGCGTGCCGGGTCATGCGATGCCCAGTGGACACAGTGCCTTCAGCCTGCTGTGCGACAGCTGTGGAGAGTGGTATGGACTCGTGGAGATATGCGTCAAAG ATGAGACCGAAAGTCCTGTGGACTACGAGGAAAAGTATTCCTACGGAGAGGCAGAGCGCCACAACGAGAAACCGGAGGAGGCTCATGGTCAGGTGTTCAAGGAGGTGCACAGAGCCGGAtaccaggagcaggaggagagtctGGAGCAGCAGGAAACGAGCTTCAGTGTAGAGAAGAAGCATCAAGACCACCATGGAGAGCGCGGTGTTGGCGGTGTTGGGAGAGACGTGATTGGCCGACCACTTGAAGGAGCTgtagaagaagcagaagaagagtaCCGGGCTGTTGAGGACTTCGCAGGCCATCCGCGGGGACAGCAGGAGACGAGGGAGGTGGTCGAGACCAGTGTCGCCACAGAAGCGcctgtctcttctctctcccaaaAGCACCTCTTCTGGTTCCTCCCCGAGGCCTTCCAGGAGGAGGGACATCCTGTCTCCGGCAATCCAGTTACCGAGACCACACAGAGGGCCCCGGGCGCCCAATCAGAGGAGAGTAAAGAGAGCGACAGCCGAGAAACGCGTCACCACCAACGTCCAGCTGACGACGACCACGATGACGACCGAGGCGGCCGCGATGATCCGGACACGGATGACCGAGACGACCACGACGACAGGGACCGCGAAGAACCGGACGGCCACGACGACAGCCGCCAAGATGATGTAGACGACCATGACAGCCGCCGGCGCAAAGATGACGAACGGGCGGAGCACCAGATTCCAGCTCAGCACGATGATCTGGACACACGTGACAGCCACGAAGGTCATTCCGATCGTGACGATCACGATGATCACGCCGACCACTATGACATGGGCGAACACGAAGGAGGCCGCGATCGCGTTCGCAGCCATGAGTACGCCGATACTTACGACGAACATGACAGCTACGAAGAACGTGACAACATCACGCGCGGTGGCGAGGACCGAGAGCATCCCGACGGCTCCGAGGAACACCCAGAGCCTGATGCCCGTGAGGAGCATTATGACCCAGGCGAGGATCACCACGACCGCGACACCGATCACGATGACCATGAACACGATGACCACGACAGCTACGATGACCATGATAGCCATGAAGAGGATGATGACAGCCGTCAGCGCGTCGTATCCTCTATGGCGGCGGACGGACATCAGAACGGCACTCTGAAGAGAGCGAAAGGAGAGGACGACACCTGGCTGGACGGCCACCCTGTCGTTCCGGGGGGGAAAGAAATGGGTGACTCCACGACAGAAAGGCTCCGACCAGACGATTCAGAGAGGGGGACAATTGTCAGGGCAACGGACAAACCCAATGAGGTGGAAATTCGTGGACCGGGCCATTACACCAGCCCACCACAGGTGGCTGAGTCTCCCACCATGATGACTGCCTCAAAccggggaggagcagaggaggcgtGGGATGGATTCACCATCGACGCTGCCCCCTCGCAGGCCTGGGACTCTCCCTCGTCCTCCGACTCCCTGGACTACGACAGCCAACAGGCGGCCCCCACCCACTTCTGGCAGGGCGACCTCACCGAGCGCCCCTTCCTCGCTCGCGGCCCGGTTCCGCCGATGCGCGACGGCGTGGTGACGGAGGAGGACCGTGTGCACAATCTGCCCGGTGAGGTGGGCGAGAGGGgtgaggtggagggagaggTAGGGGAGGCGACCTGTACAGGAGACGACTGCCCTCCACATCCCCCGAGCTCCTCCAGCCGAGGTCCTACCGTGGCGGCAATAATAGTGGCGTTATGTGCCGTCGCCGTGGCGGTTGCCGTTGGGGTGTGGTGTTACCGACGGCAACAGCAGAAGAGCTCCATGTACGAGATGAATGGGAAGGGCCAAAGTCAGGACAGACAGGGCCAACACATAGAGATGCAGCAAAAAGTGTAA